A single window of Gossypium arboreum isolate Shixiya-1 chromosome 13, ASM2569848v2, whole genome shotgun sequence DNA harbors:
- the LOC108462978 gene encoding uncharacterized protein LOC108462978 — translation MGLLRGVKTVFFLITMAISFLLFSAPVFLVIADTLLPSALLSSSLSLKTLSSHFNNYSFQYSLIDIPIISIIRSAIIICVYGFCDGPRLSRGPYLGITAICSVSSLVFVSLKASFVFGSGVTQKGHVITSMETALFVCSMVMGVAHIIVAYRTSCRERRKLLVYKIDIEAISACKGGFSRYEKILQDERVKLHLNL, via the exons TTAAGAGGTGTTAAAACAGTGTTTTTCTTGATAACAATGgcgatttcttttcttttattttcagcacCAGTTTTTCTTGTTATTGCTGATACACTTTTGCCTTCTGCTTTATTATCATCTTCTTTATCACTCAAAACCCTATCTTCCCATTTTAATAACTATAGTTTTCAATATTCACTTATAGATATTCCCATCATATCTATAATCAGATCGGCTATCATAATCT GTGTTTACGGTTTTTGTGATGGACCAAGGCTTTCAAGGGGACCTTACCTTGGGATCACAGCGATTTGTTCGGTTTCGTCTTTGGTTTTCGTTTCGTTGAAAGCTTCGTTCGTGTTCGGTTCGGGTGTTACTCAAAAAGGACATGTTATTACATCCATGGAAACTGCTCTTTTTGTCTGTTCAATGGTGATGGGGGTTGCTCATATAATTGTGGCATATAGAACAAGTTGTAGAGAAAGAAGGAAACTATTGGTTTACAAGATTGACATTGAAGCT ATTTCAGCTTGTAAGGGTGGGTTTTCAAGGTACGAGAAGATTTTACAAGACGAAAGAGTGAAGCTTCATTTGAATTTATGA
- the LOC128286686 gene encoding pyruvate decarboxylase 2-like — translation MAIGDLNTVCTFKESPTSVRTLLLADLQQLRIMKNSHYSYVDAVVNNLEDAHELIDTAISTALKATKPVYISISCNLPAIPHPTFGSDPVPFTLSPNNFWTNLCKLSNKMGLEAEVGAAAEFLNKDKTIIVQPDRDICSCRTEHKQPLRVDVLLQYIQNMLSSEATIFAEARDSWFNCQKLKLPTGCGMDRSGGQLALPFGTHRLFQRNVRLLESVMVVSRSEEELIKAIETATRAMKDCLCFIQVIVHKADTSKELLEWGCRVAATNGRPPYPQ, via the exons ATGGCTATTGGAGATTTAAATACAGTTTGCACTTTTAAAGAGTCTCCAACAAGTGTTCGAACATTGTTGTTGGCTGATCTTCAGCAACTGAGAATCATGAAAAATTCTCATTACAGTTATGTTGAt GCTGTGGTGAATAACTTGGAGGATGCTCATGAATTGATCGATACAGCAATTTCAACTGCTTTGAAAGCAACCAAGCCTGTTTATATTAGCATTAGCTGCAACTTGCCTGCAATTCCTCATCCCACTTTTGGCTCTGACCCTGTTCCCTTTACACTCTCTCCaaa TAATTTTTGGACAAATCTGTGTAAATTGAGTAACAAGATGGGATTAGAAGCGGAGGTGGGGGCAGCGGCTGAGTTCTTGAACAAAGACAAGACCATTATCGTGCAGCCTGATCGG GATATTTGTTCCTGTAGAACAGAACATAAACAACCTTTGAGGGTTGATGTCCTGCTTCAATACATACAGAACATGCTCTCTAGTGAAGCTACCATCTTTGCCGAAGCCAGGGATTCTTGGTTTAACTGCCAGAAACTGAAATTGCCTACGGGATGTGG CATGGATCGATCGGGTGGTCAGTTGGCGCTACCATTTGGTACGCACAGGCTGTTCCAGAGAAACGTGAGATTGCTTGAATCAGTGATGGTAGTTTCCAG GTCTGAGGAAGAGCTAATTAAAGCGATTGAGACGGCAACAAGAGCCATGAAAGACTGCTTATGTTTCATTCAAGTGATAGTTCATAAGGCTGATACAAGCAAAGAGCTCTTGGAATGGGGCTGTCGAGTCGCTGCCACTAATGGCCGTCCGCCATATCCTCAGTAA
- the LOC108461415 gene encoding high mobility group B protein 1-like isoform X1, translated as MKPTRGREAATMKDKKEAKKPAENKVVGKRKAASRADKSDRKRAKNIASSTNKDPNKPKRPATAFFVFMEEFRTSYKQEHPKVKAISAVGKAGGEKWKSMSNAEKAPYKVKATERKSEYEKLMAAYNKKQESSDDEDEAESESSKDDEESEDDD; from the exons ATGAAGCCAACAAGGGGCAGAGAAGCTGCAACAATGAAGGACAAGAAGGAAGCCAAAAAGCCTGCTGAGAACAA GGTCGTCGGTAAGCGAAAAGCGGCGAGCCGGGCCGATAAGAGTGACCGAAAACGCGCAAAGAACATAGCATCATCGACCAACAAGGACCCGAATAAACCGAAGAGACCCGCCACTGCTTTCTTTGTGTTTAT GGAAGAGTTTAGGACAAGTTACAAACAAGAACATCCTAAAGTGAAGGCTATCTCAGCT GTGGGCAAAGCGGGCGGAGAGAAATGGAAGTCGATGTCGAATGCA GAAAAGGCTCCGTACAAAGTGAAAGCAACGGAAAGGAAATCAGAATACGAGAAGCTCATGGCAGCCTACAACAAGAAACAA GAAAGTTCAGATGATGAGGACGAAGCCGAGTCCGAATCATCAAAGGATGATGAAGAAAGTGAGGACGATGATTGA
- the LOC108461415 gene encoding high mobility group B protein 1-like isoform X2, with amino-acid sequence MKPTRGREAATMKDKKEAKKPAENKVVGKRKAASRADKSDRKRAKNIASSTNKDPNKPKRPATAFFVFMEEFRTSYKQEHPKVKAISAVGKAGGEKWKSMSNAVMHKTSNAAPPDLAIYRSNVHRLGKLLWHG; translated from the exons ATGAAGCCAACAAGGGGCAGAGAAGCTGCAACAATGAAGGACAAGAAGGAAGCCAAAAAGCCTGCTGAGAACAA GGTCGTCGGTAAGCGAAAAGCGGCGAGCCGGGCCGATAAGAGTGACCGAAAACGCGCAAAGAACATAGCATCATCGACCAACAAGGACCCGAATAAACCGAAGAGACCCGCCACTGCTTTCTTTGTGTTTAT GGAAGAGTTTAGGACAAGTTACAAACAAGAACATCCTAAAGTGAAGGCTATCTCAGCT GTGGGCAAAGCGGGCGGAGAGAAATGGAAGTCGATGTCGAATGCA GTGATGCATAAAACTTCCAATGCGGCTCCTCCGGACTTGGCTATTTACCGATCAAATGTTCACCGACTCGGGAAACTGTTATGGCATGGTTAA
- the LOC108451756 gene encoding protein yippee-like produces the protein MGRLFVVNLEGKVYSCKHCKTHLALCEDIVSKSFHCRHGKAYLFSKVVNVTTGEKEDRLMMTGLHTVADIFCVGCGSIVGWKYEMAHEKSQKYKEGKSVLERFKVSGPDGSNYWISHGRHVGGSDADDV, from the exons ATGGGGAGATTATTTGTGGTGAATCTTGAAGGGAAGGTTTATAGCTGCAAACACTGCAAAACCCATCTTGCTCTTTGCGAAGATATTGTTTCCaag TCCTTCCATTGCCGCCATGGGAAAGCATATCTCTTCAGTAAGGT AGTGAATGTTACTACCGGAGAAAAGGAAGATAGACTGATGATGACGGGGTTGCACACCGTGGCGGACATCTTTTGTGTCGGATGCGGATCAATAGTGGGGTGGAAATAT GAAATGGCTCATGAGAAGAGTCAGAAGTACAAGGAAGGAAAATCGGTCCTCGAACG GTTTAAGGTATCCGGTCCGGACGGAAGCAATTACTGGATCAGCCATGGAAGACATGTGGGTGGGAGTGATGCAGATGATGTTtga
- the LOC108462913 gene encoding auxin transporter-like protein 2, whose translation MSEEKEVEEAIVGSFNEPTDQHEEKDASRSVFSVKNLLWHGGSVYDAWFSCASNQVAQVLLTLPYSFSQMGMLSGIILQIFYGVLGSWTAYLVSVLYIEYRSRKEKENVSFKNHVIQWFEVLDGLLGPYWKAVGLAFNCTFLLFGTVIQLIACASNIYYINDKLDKRTWTYIFGACCATTVFIPSFHNYRIWSFLGLGMTTYTAWYLTIASFIHGQVEGVTHQGPTKLVLYFTGATNILYTFGGHAVTVEIMHAMWKPQKFKYIYLLATLYVFTLTIPSATVVYWAFGDQLLDHSNAFSLLPRSMWRDAAVVLMLIHQFITFGFACTPLYFVWEKVVGIHDTKSICLRAACRLPVVIPIWFLAIIFPFFGPINSAVGSLLVSFTVYIIPALAHMLTYKSASARRNAAEKPPFFLPSWTAVYAVNAFIVIWVFIVGFGLGGWASMTNFIRQVDTFGLFAKCYQCPPTPSSKHH comes from the exons ATGTCTGAAGAGAAAGAGGTAGAGGAAGCCATTGTTGGGAGCTTCAATGAACCAACTGATCAACATGAGGAGAAAGATGCAAGCCGTTCCGTTTTCAGTGTTAAGAACCTCCTTTGGCATGGTGGTTCAGTTTATGATGCTTGGTTTAGTTGTGCTTCAAATCAG GTGGCTCAAGTTCTACTAACACTACCGTATTCATTCTCTCAAATGGGAATGCTTTCAGGGATTATTCTGCAAATTTTTTATGGTGTTCTTGGAAGTTGGACTGCTTACCTCGTTAGTGTTCTTTATATTGAATACAGAAGCagaaaagagaaagagaatgTCAGCTTCAAGAACCATGTCATACAG TGGTTTGAAGTGTTGGATGGTCTATTAGGACCTTATTGGAAAGCTGTAGGATTAGCTTTTAACTGCACTTTTCTTCTCTTTGGAACTGTCATTCAACTTATAGCCTGTGCCAG TAACATATATTACATAAATGACAAATTAGACAAGAGGACATGGACATATATCTTTGGAGCTTGTTGTGCCACTACAGTGTTCATCCCTtcatttcataactatagaaTCTGGTCTTTTCTTGGTCTTGGAATGACCACTTACACTGCTTGGTATTTAACCATTGCATCATTTATCCATGGCCAG GTAGAAGGTGTAACTCACCAAGGACCAACAAAATTGGTATTGTATTTCACTGGTGCCACCAATATTCTTTATACTTTCGGTGGACATGCTGTCACTGT GGAAATTATGCATGCCATGTGGAAGCCTCAAAAATTCAAGTACATATATCTATTGGCAACCCTATATGTGTTTACCTTAACGATCCCATCTGCTACTGTTGTCTATTGGGCTTTCGGTGATCAACTTCTTGATCATTCCAATGCCTTCTCGCTCCTTCCACGCTCTATGTGGCGTGATGCTGCGGTTGTCTTAATGTTAATTCACCAG TTTATTACATTCGGGTTTGCATGTACGCCATTGTACTTTGTGTGGGAGAAAGTGGTGGGGATTCATGACACGAAGAGCATATGTTTGAGGGCGGCATGCCGGTTACCTGTGGTGATACCAATATGGTTCTTGGCTATCATATTTCCTTTCTTCGGTCCCATCAACTCGGCTGTAGGATCTCTTTTGGTTAGCTTCACTGTCTACATCATCCCTGCTTTGGCTCATATGCTCACTTATAAATCGGCCTCCGCTCGACGG AATGCAGCAGAGAAGCCTCCTTTCTTCCTCCCAAGCTGGACAGCGGTTTATGCGGTGAACGCTTTTATTGTGATTTGGGTTTTCATAGTTGGCTTCGGATTAGGAGGTTGGGCCAGCATGACAAATTTCATCAGGCAAGTCGATACATTCGGACTCTTCGCCAAGTGCTACCAGTGCCCACCTACACCCTCCTCGAAACATCACTGA